In Sebaldella termitidis ATCC 33386, one DNA window encodes the following:
- the rsmG gene encoding 16S rRNA (guanine(527)-N(7))-methyltransferase RsmG produces MKDYFEQLLKKSNIKLDNSKVEILLKYLRLLTEKNKVMNLTAIRDEKEILEKHFIDSLLLSELFLHTDKKIIDIGTGAGFPGLVLAVAFPEKDFLLVDSVRKKISFIDEAAENLGLTNVKTSYERAEDLVTKSRSSFDLGLCRGVANLRIILEYMIPLLKVNGRFLPQKLNENELSESENALKTLNSKILKIHKFRLPESNDERIIIEIQKLKEISSRYPRKTGIPAKKPL; encoded by the coding sequence ATGAAGGATTATTTTGAACAGCTTCTGAAAAAATCAAATATAAAGCTGGATAATTCTAAAGTAGAAATATTGCTTAAATATCTCCGGCTGCTTACAGAAAAAAATAAAGTAATGAATCTTACAGCAATAAGGGATGAAAAAGAGATACTGGAAAAGCATTTCATAGATTCACTGCTTTTATCAGAATTATTTTTACATACAGATAAGAAAATTATAGATATAGGTACAGGTGCCGGGTTTCCGGGACTTGTACTGGCTGTTGCATTTCCGGAAAAAGATTTTCTGCTTGTGGATTCAGTGAGAAAAAAAATATCTTTTATAGATGAAGCTGCAGAAAATTTGGGACTGACAAATGTAAAAACAAGCTATGAAAGAGCTGAGGATCTTGTGACAAAAAGCCGGAGTTCTTTCGATCTGGGCTTATGCCGCGGAGTAGCAAATCTCAGAATAATACTTGAGTATATGATACCGCTTTTAAAAGTAAACGGAAGATTTTTACCTCAAAAATTAAATGAAAACGAATTATCAGAGTCTGAAAATGCATTAAAAACACTGAATTCCAAAATTTTAAAAATTCACAAATTCAGACTTCCTGAATCAAATGATGAAAGAATAATAATAGAAATTCAAAAATTAAAAGAAATAAGCAGCCGATATCCGAGAAAAACAGGCATACCTGCTAAAAAACCATTATAG
- the rfaE1 gene encoding D-glycero-beta-D-manno-heptose-7-phosphate kinase: MVGKKRLEEILNNFSNARIAVVGDVMLDDYIFGSVDRISPEAPVPVVNVKKETFVLGGAANVLNNLNSLNAKVFAFGVIGNDDNGKRFLNVLEEKSIHTDGIIIDEKRPTAVKRRVIAQNQQLLRLDWENKANITADVEDKILEKIKNNIDNIDAFILSDYDKGVLTARLSSEIIKLANENNKIVTVDPKPKNHMNYLGATSITPNRKEAMECLEVESFSDEEDLTAQMFKLKEKLHLNNLLLTRSEEGMTLFGNDEAETISTVAKEVYDVTGAGDTVISVFTLAKVAGATWFEAARIANTAAGIVVGKMGTATATPEQITEFYDELYNS; this comes from the coding sequence ATGGTAGGTAAAAAAAGACTTGAAGAAATATTAAACAACTTCAGTAACGCTAGAATCGCAGTAGTCGGAGATGTTATGCTGGATGATTATATCTTTGGCAGTGTAGACAGAATATCTCCCGAAGCTCCTGTGCCTGTAGTTAATGTAAAGAAAGAAACTTTTGTTCTGGGCGGAGCGGCAAATGTTCTGAATAACCTGAACAGCCTTAATGCAAAAGTATTTGCTTTCGGAGTTATAGGCAATGATGATAACGGAAAAAGATTTTTGAATGTACTGGAAGAAAAGAGTATTCATACAGATGGTATTATAATTGACGAAAAAAGACCTACAGCCGTAAAAAGAAGGGTCATCGCACAAAACCAGCAGCTTCTGAGACTTGACTGGGAAAATAAAGCAAATATTACTGCTGACGTAGAAGATAAAATTCTGGAAAAAATAAAAAATAATATAGACAATATTGACGCTTTTATTCTTTCTGATTATGATAAGGGAGTTCTTACAGCAAGACTCTCAAGTGAAATCATCAAACTGGCAAATGAAAACAATAAAATTGTAACAGTAGACCCAAAGCCTAAAAATCATATGAACTATCTCGGGGCTACTTCTATTACTCCTAACAGAAAAGAAGCAATGGAATGTCTTGAGGTCGAAAGTTTCAGTGATGAAGAAGATCTTACAGCCCAGATGTTCAAATTAAAGGAAAAGCTTCATCTGAATAATCTTCTGCTTACAAGAAGTGAGGAAGGAATGACATTATTTGGAAATGATGAAGCAGAAACTATTTCTACTGTTGCCAAAGAAGTCTATGATGTAACAGGAGCAGGTGATACTGTCATTTCAGTATTTACTCTTGCAAAAGTTGCCGGTGCTACATGGTTTGAAGCTGCAAGAATTGCAAATACCGCTGCAGGAATTGTTGTAGGTAAAATGGGAACTGCTACTGCAACACCAGAACAGATCACAGAATTCTATGATGAATTATACAACTCTTAA
- a CDS encoding type II secretion system protein GspD has product MNKKYIFLILLIFLPAYSTEISNYVNKEDHEASKRIFIVKPKEEIKKASEKVQNTAEIKSEISSPASLQNNSEKNKTPPVTRESIRLVNIDTSELIPKLKDINTSKITGLGKELILKGTMEEINELKYIIEKFDRPKKQIQIKATIIDTSDNLFERLGVDFSAGKNNDNKASDFLSSFIDGNLSLSGLLKTGGNFLGINIDALKENGDIKIEAMPVLLILEGSEGELRVTEEVIVGEKKSTIKDTEYIEPVFAEAGVVFKIKPEIRGFGDSQEIILYIDSEISNFKLSSNFNADQGAKQKNKINSIVSFKNGTSVFIGGLKQNVQKDSEKRVPVLSKIPILGSLFRYKRKNKEIRDIYIEIEGEIQTE; this is encoded by the coding sequence GTGAATAAAAAATATATTTTTCTTATTCTGTTGATATTTCTGCCTGCATACAGTACAGAAATCAGTAATTACGTAAATAAAGAAGATCATGAAGCTTCAAAGAGAATTTTTATTGTTAAGCCTAAGGAAGAAATAAAAAAAGCTTCTGAAAAAGTACAAAATACTGCAGAAATAAAAAGTGAAATTTCTTCTCCTGCTTCTCTGCAAAATAACAGTGAGAAAAATAAAACTCCGCCTGTTACCCGGGAAAGCATAAGACTTGTTAATATCGATACCTCTGAGCTGATCCCGAAGCTCAAGGATATTAACACCTCTAAAATAACCGGGCTTGGAAAAGAACTTATTCTGAAAGGAACTATGGAAGAGATCAATGAACTAAAATATATTATAGAAAAATTTGACCGTCCTAAAAAGCAAATTCAAATAAAAGCTACTATTATTGATACAAGTGACAATCTTTTTGAAAGACTGGGCGTTGATTTTTCTGCCGGAAAAAACAATGATAATAAAGCTTCGGATTTCCTCAGTTCGTTTATAGACGGTAATCTTTCATTGTCCGGTTTATTGAAAACAGGAGGAAATTTTTTAGGTATCAATATAGACGCTCTTAAAGAAAATGGAGATATAAAAATAGAAGCTATGCCTGTCCTTCTCATTCTTGAAGGCAGTGAGGGAGAACTCAGAGTCACTGAGGAGGTAATTGTCGGCGAAAAAAAATCTACTATTAAGGATACAGAGTATATAGAGCCTGTTTTTGCAGAGGCCGGTGTTGTTTTTAAGATAAAACCTGAAATAAGAGGTTTCGGCGATTCTCAGGAAATCATACTTTACATTGATTCCGAAATAAGTAATTTTAAGCTAAGCTCTAATTTTAATGCCGATCAGGGTGCAAAACAGAAAAATAAAATCAATTCAATAGTTTCTTTCAAAAACGGAACTTCTGTTTTTATAGGCGGTTTAAAACAAAATGTACAGAAAGATTCTGAAAAAAGAGTCCCTGTATTAAGCAAAATACCAATTCTGGGTTCTTTATTCAGATATAAGAGAAAAAATAAAGAAATCCGAGATATTTATATTGAAATAGAAGGAGAAATACAGACAGAATAA
- a CDS encoding prepilin peptidase, whose translation MIAALILGLITGSFTGVICYRIPRNESIIFPGSKCDRCAVKIAFYRNIPVFSFLLQHGKCHRCGIKIKRSYFILEILTPVLFLILYFSHGFSIIFFYKAFVYSILLAASFIDIETHIIPDRFFIILLITGFLYSVLRNNPENWFLGAASYGLPVLLLYSASDFINKEIIGFGDVKLICAAGGFISYSGLKNLLWFYEILYISAGIFSFFLIFFRKRTLKCYVAFAPFICFSVFISEVYL comes from the coding sequence ATGATTGCAGCCTTGATACTGGGATTAATCACCGGAAGTTTTACAGGTGTTATCTGTTACAGAATTCCAAGAAATGAAAGCATTATTTTCCCGGGCTCCAAATGTGACCGCTGCGCAGTAAAAATTGCCTTTTACCGTAACATACCTGTATTTTCTTTCCTGCTCCAGCACGGAAAATGTCACCGCTGCGGGATAAAAATCAAAAGATCATATTTTATTCTGGAAATACTCACTCCTGTTTTATTTCTGATATTATATTTTTCTCATGGTTTCTCTATTATATTTTTTTACAAGGCATTTGTTTACTCAATTTTACTCGCAGCTTCATTTATTGATATTGAAACACATATTATTCCTGACAGATTTTTCATTATACTGCTGATCACAGGGTTTCTTTACTCTGTTTTACGGAATAATCCGGAAAACTGGTTCCTTGGTGCGGCTTCTTACGGATTACCCGTACTTTTACTTTATTCTGCTTCTGATTTTATAAATAAAGAAATCATCGGATTCGGAGATGTGAAATTAATATGTGCTGCCGGCGGCTTTATTTCATATTCCGGATTAAAAAATCTGCTGTGGTTTTATGAAATACTTTATATCAGTGCCGGGATTTTCTCATTTTTTCTCATTTTCTTTAGAAAAAGGACTCTGAAATGCTATGTGGCTTTTGCTCCTTTTATATGCTTTTCGGTATTTATAAGTGAAGTGTACTTATGA
- a CDS encoding prepilin-type N-terminal cleavage/methylation domain-containing protein, which produces MKKGFTLVEVILVLAIISIIATIAIPQVNKYLDKANKSKILGAISDLNNSSLSWSIENNGSIPDDIQKVFQEHGDIEKLNINLKTDTSFELGNIKGKFFLDDGEISAKIDSDSRSFKDETLVAK; this is translated from the coding sequence ATGAAAAAAGGATTCACACTTGTCGAAGTCATTCTTGTTCTGGCTATTATCTCTATAATTGCCACTATTGCCATTCCTCAAGTAAATAAATACCTGGACAAAGCCAATAAAAGTAAAATCTTAGGTGCTATCTCCGATCTGAATAATTCTTCGCTTTCATGGAGTATTGAAAATAACGGCAGTATTCCGGATGATATCCAGAAAGTCTTTCAGGAACACGGAGATATTGAAAAACTTAATATTAATCTGAAAACAGATACCAGTTTTGAACTTGGAAATATCAAGGGAAAATTTTTTCTGGATGACGGGGAAATATCCGCTAAAATAGACAGTGACAGCAGATCTTTTAAGGATGAAACCCTGGTGGCAAAATGA
- the atpE gene encoding ATP synthase F0 subunit C translates to MEELIQAGALLGAGTAMIGGIGSGIGQGFATGKAVEAVSRQPEAKQDILQVLFIGCAIAESTGIYSLVIAFLLIFMKS, encoded by the coding sequence ATGGAAGAACTAATACAGGCAGGAGCTTTACTTGGAGCCGGAACGGCAATGATAGGAGGTATAGGTTCAGGAATAGGGCAGGGATTCGCAACTGGGAAAGCCGTAGAAGCAGTATCAAGACAGCCGGAAGCTAAGCAGGATATATTACAGGTATTGTTTATAGGGTGTGCAATAGCGGAATCAACAGGAATTTACTCGCTGGTTATAGCATTTTTATTGATTTTTATGAAAAGTTAG
- a CDS encoding TrkH family potassium uptake protein has protein sequence MSRKKSISPYWILLDSFLIIIFIGTVLLTLPISSATGERVPVIDSLFTTTSAVAVTGLVVNDVSTTFSLFGKTVIIILIQLGGLGIMTFSSIIVLLISKKISYRTKKIVQEDLNYNTLFDIQKYIKNVVKTVLFIEFLGAFCLFFTFIKKYSFWKAVYYSVFHSVSAFCNAGFSLFSDNLGGYRSNISVNIVICSLIVLGGIGFAALNNIHLYIKKKIKRDKNKIRLNLTTKMAVLMSAILIAAGILVTFVIEANNPATLQNFSMHDKILASLFQSVTTRTAGFQTMDLANMRIATLISYIFFMYIGASPGSTGGGIKTTTIGVIILGVYSTLTNREDIEIKKKKIAWDVFNKATSIVFISLTYIICIVFFLSLLEKNKGFLELVFETVSAFGTVGLSLNITPDLGSISKLLIALTMFIGRVGPLTVAMALSAHSKRRGAYKYPVEDVQVG, from the coding sequence ATGTCGAGAAAAAAGAGTATATCCCCTTATTGGATATTACTTGACTCATTTTTGATAATAATATTTATAGGAACAGTTCTTCTTACACTGCCGATATCCAGTGCTACAGGAGAGAGAGTGCCGGTAATAGACAGTCTGTTCACTACAACATCGGCTGTAGCGGTAACAGGGCTAGTGGTAAATGATGTGAGTACAACTTTTAGCCTGTTTGGAAAAACAGTAATTATAATACTGATCCAGCTCGGCGGTCTTGGAATAATGACTTTTTCATCAATAATAGTACTGCTTATATCAAAAAAAATAAGCTACCGTACGAAAAAGATAGTTCAGGAAGACCTTAATTACAACACTCTGTTTGATATACAGAAATATATAAAAAATGTAGTAAAGACAGTTTTATTTATAGAATTTTTGGGTGCATTCTGTCTGTTTTTTACTTTTATAAAGAAATACAGTTTCTGGAAAGCGGTTTATTATTCTGTATTCCACTCGGTTTCGGCCTTTTGTAATGCAGGATTTTCATTGTTTTCCGATAATCTGGGTGGATACAGATCAAATATATCGGTAAATATAGTCATATGCTCTTTGATTGTTCTCGGAGGTATAGGATTTGCCGCTTTGAACAATATACATCTTTATATAAAGAAAAAAATAAAACGGGACAAAAATAAAATAAGGCTTAATCTTACTACAAAAATGGCAGTATTAATGTCTGCTATTTTAATAGCAGCTGGAATTCTGGTGACATTTGTGATAGAAGCAAACAATCCAGCTACATTACAGAATTTTTCAATGCATGATAAAATACTGGCCTCTTTGTTCCAGAGTGTTACCACAAGAACTGCAGGATTCCAGACGATGGATCTGGCTAATATGAGAATAGCTACTTTGATTTCATATATTTTTTTCATGTATATAGGAGCTTCGCCGGGATCTACAGGCGGCGGTATAAAAACTACAACAATAGGCGTAATAATACTGGGGGTTTACAGTACACTGACAAACAGGGAAGATATAGAAATAAAGAAAAAGAAAATAGCATGGGATGTATTTAACAAAGCAACATCCATAGTTTTTATCTCTTTGACATATATAATCTGCATAGTTTTTTTTCTGAGTCTTTTGGAGAAAAACAAAGGCTTTCTGGAACTGGTATTTGAAACAGTGTCAGCTTTTGGAACAGTGGGATTATCACTGAACATAACACCTGATCTGGGAAGTATATCGAAGCTGCTTATAGCACTGACTATGTTTATAGGAAGAGTAGGGCCGCTTACAGTGGCAATGGCTTTATCAGCACACAGCAAGAGAAGAGGAGCATATAAATATCCCGTGGAGGATGTACAGGTAGGATAA
- a CDS encoding NAD+ synthase produces MNKLAIDHEYVSRRIIEFMRREVRNSGFEKVILGLSGGIDSSLVAFLAKEAFGKKNVHGVIMPYRTSSPKSEEDALKVAEAAKISWEKVEITNMVDSYFSFFPDASPLRKGNRMARERMCILYDLSARDRSLVMGTGNKTEMYLGYSTQYGDAACALLPIADLYKTQVWSLSEYLGVPKEVIEKKPSADLWEGQTDEGELGFSYHDADDILFELIDRKKDRNEVITLGFKSEVVDSILEKIKNSEFKRRMPKIAYIHDKAK; encoded by the coding sequence ATGAATAAACTCGCTATTGACCATGAATATGTAAGCAGAAGAATTATAGAATTCATGAGAAGAGAAGTAAGAAATTCGGGATTTGAGAAAGTTATTCTCGGTCTGTCGGGGGGGATAGATTCCAGTCTGGTTGCTTTTCTTGCAAAAGAAGCCTTTGGGAAAAAAAATGTACACGGAGTAATAATGCCTTACAGGACTTCCAGCCCTAAGAGTGAGGAAGATGCGCTAAAAGTAGCCGAAGCTGCCAAAATCAGCTGGGAAAAAGTAGAAATTACAAATATGGTAGACTCATATTTCAGCTTCTTCCCTGATGCAAGTCCTCTTAGAAAAGGTAACAGAATGGCACGGGAAAGAATGTGTATCCTTTATGATTTATCTGCAAGAGACCGTTCTCTTGTTATGGGAACGGGAAATAAGACCGAGATGTATCTTGGATACTCTACACAGTACGGTGACGCTGCCTGTGCACTGCTGCCAATTGCAGACCTTTATAAAACACAGGTTTGGAGTCTTTCTGAATATCTTGGTGTGCCTAAAGAAGTTATAGAAAAAAAACCAAGTGCTGATCTCTGGGAAGGACAGACGGACGAAGGAGAGCTTGGATTCTCATATCACGATGCAGATGATATTCTCTTTGAATTGATCGACAGAAAAAAAGACAGAAATGAAGTAATAACTTTAGGCTTCAAATCCGAAGTAGTAGACTCTATTCTTGAAAAAATAAAAAATTCGGAATTTAAGAGAAGAATGCCTAAAATTGCTTATATTCATGATAAAGCCAAATAA
- the mnmG gene encoding tRNA uridine-5-carboxymethylaminomethyl(34) synthesis enzyme MnmG, translated as MRDYDVIVVGAGHAGCEAALASARLGMKTAIFTITLDNIGMMSCNPSLGGPAKSHLVKEIDALGGEMACNMDKSFIQMRILNTKKGPAVRSLRAQADRKVYSREMKKTVENQENLDIIQDIVTELKTENGKVTGISTKTGLEFTAKVVILATGTFLKGLMHIGDRKIKGGRMGELSSEELSDSLAKEGLKIGRFKTGTPPRVDIRTINLDILEEQPGETEKLLKFSARTKDEDIKGRKQLSCYLTRTTPNIHSIILSNLDKAPMYNGSIDSTGPRYCPSIEDKVVKFSEKDSHHLFLEPEGFDTSEVYISGLSTSFPAEIQQKIVNNVIGLENAHIMRYGYAVEYDYVDPSGLKYTLESRAVENLYLAGQINGTSGYEEAAAQGLVAGVNAVQKLKNKEPLILDRADSYIGTMIDDLINKEIMEPYRMFTARSEYRLILREDNADLRLAETGYKIGLVSEEEYKKTVHKRESVKKIIEILENTKLGTSNGRLVEILDKYGDSLKSGTTLKETLRRPKVTYDDIKYIAGIMNDVPDLSYDEDIEYQTEVQVKYEGYIQKSYQIIERQKRLEEKMIPENFDYNRMLGITREAKQRLGEKRPHNIGQASRIVGVTPADVSVLLMYLEGVLS; from the coding sequence ATGAGAGATTATGATGTTATTGTAGTGGGAGCAGGTCATGCAGGGTGTGAAGCGGCACTGGCAAGTGCAAGACTGGGAATGAAAACTGCAATATTTACAATAACACTTGATAATATAGGAATGATGTCGTGTAATCCGTCGCTCGGAGGACCCGCAAAAAGTCATCTTGTAAAAGAGATAGATGCTTTAGGCGGTGAAATGGCATGCAATATGGATAAAAGCTTTATACAGATGCGTATATTGAATACTAAAAAAGGGCCTGCGGTAAGATCACTGAGAGCTCAGGCTGACAGAAAAGTATACAGCAGAGAAATGAAGAAAACTGTGGAAAATCAGGAAAATCTTGATATAATACAGGATATAGTGACGGAATTAAAAACGGAAAACGGAAAGGTTACCGGAATAAGTACAAAAACAGGACTTGAATTTACTGCAAAGGTAGTAATTCTGGCGACTGGGACTTTTTTGAAGGGGCTTATGCATATAGGGGACAGAAAAATAAAAGGCGGACGTATGGGCGAGCTTTCAAGTGAAGAACTATCTGATTCTCTTGCAAAAGAAGGATTGAAAATCGGACGTTTTAAAACCGGGACACCTCCAAGAGTAGACATAAGGACGATAAATCTGGATATTCTGGAAGAGCAGCCGGGAGAAACAGAAAAATTATTAAAATTTTCTGCAAGGACAAAGGATGAGGATATAAAGGGCAGAAAGCAGCTTTCATGCTATCTTACGAGAACAACGCCGAATATACACAGCATAATTTTGTCGAATCTGGATAAAGCTCCTATGTATAACGGTTCTATAGATAGTACAGGTCCGAGATACTGTCCTTCAATAGAAGATAAAGTAGTAAAATTCAGTGAGAAAGACAGCCATCATTTATTTTTGGAGCCGGAAGGCTTTGATACTTCAGAAGTATATATAAGCGGTCTTTCTACAAGCTTTCCTGCAGAAATACAGCAGAAAATAGTAAATAATGTAATCGGACTTGAAAATGCACATATAATGAGATACGGTTATGCAGTGGAGTATGATTATGTGGACCCCAGCGGATTAAAATATACTCTGGAATCAAGAGCTGTTGAAAATCTGTATCTGGCGGGACAGATAAACGGAACAAGCGGCTATGAAGAGGCAGCAGCTCAGGGGCTTGTTGCAGGAGTAAATGCCGTGCAGAAGCTGAAAAATAAAGAGCCTCTTATATTGGACAGAGCAGATTCTTACATAGGAACTATGATAGATGATTTAATTAATAAAGAAATAATGGAGCCGTACAGAATGTTTACGGCAAGATCAGAATACAGACTAATTTTGAGGGAAGATAACGCTGATCTGAGACTGGCAGAGACCGGTTATAAAATAGGGCTTGTGAGTGAAGAGGAGTATAAAAAAACTGTACATAAAAGAGAATCTGTAAAAAAGATTATAGAAATACTGGAGAATACCAAACTGGGAACAAGCAACGGAAGACTTGTGGAGATACTTGATAAATACGGAGATTCTTTAAAAAGCGGAACTACCCTTAAAGAAACTCTGAGACGTCCGAAGGTAACTTATGATGACATAAAATATATAGCAGGAATAATGAACGATGTACCTGATCTGTCTTATGACGAGGATATTGAATATCAGACTGAGGTTCAGGTAAAATATGAAGGTTATATACAAAAGTCATATCAGATAATAGAAAGACAAAAGAGACTCGAGGAAAAAATGATTCCGGAAAATTTTGATTATAACAGAATGCTGGGAATAACAAGGGAAGCAAAGCAGAGGCTTGGCGAAAAAAGACCGCATAATATAGGACAGGCATCAAGAATAGTCGGGGTTACACCTGCGGATGTTTCTGTCTTACTAATGTATTTAGAAGGAGTGTTAAGCTGA
- a CDS encoding potassium channel family protein: protein MANYLVVGLGRFGRSVARTLYENNQDVLAIDDDEETVQQAIDSDLVSEAIVLDASDETAIKNVIKDNFDVAFVCIGSNMQASIMVTLLLKEAGIPKIIAKAQSRAQGKVLEKIGADEVIYPEEFMGKRTANKILRPTIVEHFKLSNKYAVVEVLAPKSFSDKTLIQLDVRKKYGINIIGIKDKNNEVNISPAPDTMIKEGDTLIVVADNKKLNELNRMK from the coding sequence ATGGCTAATTATTTAGTAGTGGGGTTAGGAAGGTTTGGAAGAAGCGTAGCCAGAACACTTTATGAAAATAATCAGGATGTTCTTGCAATAGATGATGATGAGGAAACAGTTCAGCAGGCTATTGATTCTGATTTGGTAAGTGAAGCAATTGTACTGGATGCAAGTGATGAAACAGCAATAAAAAATGTAATTAAAGATAATTTTGATGTGGCTTTTGTATGCATAGGATCAAATATGCAGGCGAGTATTATGGTTACTCTTCTTTTGAAGGAAGCAGGAATACCCAAAATCATAGCTAAAGCACAGAGCAGGGCACAAGGAAAAGTACTTGAAAAAATCGGTGCCGACGAAGTAATATACCCCGAGGAATTTATGGGGAAACGGACTGCAAACAAGATTTTGAGACCTACAATAGTGGAGCATTTTAAGCTTTCCAATAAATATGCAGTGGTGGAGGTTCTTGCACCAAAAAGTTTCAGTGATAAAACTCTGATACAGCTTGATGTGAGAAAAAAGTACGGGATAAATATAATAGGGATAAAGGATAAAAATAACGAAGTAAATATTTCACCGGCTCCTGATACCATGATAAAAGAAGGGGATACACTTATAGTAGTGGCAGACAATAAAAAATTAAATGAATTAAATAGAATGAAGTAG